GGCAGCGCCTCCTTAGAAACGAGGAAAAAGATGATGAAACTGGCCGTTGACAATATTGATCTTGCCCTGCAAGGAAAAGAACCGAAGGCACTTGTGAATCGTGAAATATGGAATGAAAAAAAATCACAGCTTCATAACAAGGCATTTTAGTTTATTGCTCTTTTCTGAAAGTTTGTTGCTTTAATATATTTTCGACTGTCCACAGACAAGCGATACGCTTGCTATGTCACGCTGTAGCGTGACGTGAATCGAACAAAAGCCGATTGCCGAACAAAATTGATTTGTCCGGCTACGTGCTTTGTTCGGTTTATGGACAGTCGATAACAGCCTAGTTTAAAAAATGAAAGATCACCTCTTTCTAATGAAGACATAGAGGTGGTCTTTTTCTTGAAAAATGGTAGTTGATTTACTGTAAATTCATTTTAAATAAAATGTATATAGCTTTTGAAAAGAGGGACATTTAAGTTAATTGTTATCATTTGTTAAAACATGCGGAAATTTAGCAAGAAAAATAAAAAAACCGCCTCTTTGCGAAAGAGGCGGGAGGAAATTTATAAAACATTGAAGTATCTTGCTTCTGGGTGGGAAACGACGAAAGCTGAAACGGAGGCTTCAGGCTCCATCATAAAACCGTCTGTAAGTTTAATGCCTATTTGTTCAGGTTTTAATAATTTGAAAAGCTTTTCTTGATCTTCTAAATCTGGACAAGCTGGGTAGCCGAAAGAATAGCGCTGTCCTTGGTATTTTGCTGAAAAACGTTCTCGCATTGTAAAGTCAGCTGGATCAGGAAAGCCCCAGCGGTCACGAATAAGCTGGTGTGTTCGTTCTGCAAGACCTTCTGCAAGCTCAAGGGCAAGAGCTTGAATGGCATGGCTTCTGAAAAATTCTCCATCCTCTTTAAATTTTTTAGCCACATCACGAATGTTTGCACCAGCCGTAACGGCAAAAAGAGCAATATAATCATGCGGCTGATTTTCCGTAGGCTCCCCGACAAAATCAGAAATACATAAAAATGGTTTTTTCATTTGTCTTGGAAATTCAAATGTTTCGATTACTTTCGTTTTCGTTTCCGGATCTAAAATTTTCACCGCATTCCCTTCTCGATAAGCTGGGAAAAACTGATAGATGGCTGATGGCTGAAACCAATTATTTTTTTCGCCAAGCTTAAGAAGTTCATCAATTTCTGCCTTTAACGTTAATGCTTTATCATCCTTTTCTTCTATTAGATTTTTCACATTGCCTTTTAAACCGAGATGATGGCCGAGCAGCATTTGCATGTTCACGTACGGGACAATATGTGAAAGATGAATGTTTTGAATAATATGTGGTTTTAAATCTTCTGGATGAAAAATAGGCGCTGGTGTAACAGTTGATTGAACTTGAATTGCCGCTTTTTGCTTCTGAACTTTTTCTTCTGTTAATGTTGTCGTTTCTTCTTTCTTTTTCGGTGTAAATTCTTCAGGATTTTCCCGCAGCTTGTTGGCAAGATTTAATCCGTTCATCGCATCCTTTGCGTAAAGAACAGGCCCGTCATATTTAGGCGCAATTTTTTGATCGGTAAATTTACGTGATAAAGCGGCTCCGCCAACTAAAATTGGAATCGAGATATTAGCTGATTTCAAATCCTGAGCCGTTAAGACCATTTGCTGTGCTGATTTTACTAATAATCCAGAAAGGCCAATAATATCTGGTTTTTCTTTGTGAACCGCTTGAATTAATTCTTGAGGTGCAACTTTAATTCCTAAGTCAACAACGCGATAGCCATTATTTGACAAAATAATGTCCACTAAGTTTTTCCCAATGTCGTGTACATCCCCTTTAACAGTAGCGAGGATTACTTTGCCTTTGCCGCTGTCATCTTTTTTCTCCATATGTGGTTCAAGATAAGCAACGGCTGCTTTCATGACTTCAGCACTTTGCAGAACTTCGGCTACAATTAGCTGATTATCATTAAATAATTCGCCGACAATTTCCATTCCTTTCATAAGTGGACCATTGATAATGTCTAGCGGATCATCATATTTTTGTAATGCCTTCTCAAGGTCTTCAATCAGTCCTTGCTTTGTTCCCTCGACAACGTATTGAGCAAGTCTTTCTTCAAGAGTTAAATTTGTGACAGGTTTCTTATCTTCTTTTTTCTTATCGCGATAAAAGTTTGTAAATTTCGCCAGCGTTTCATCATTTGTTTCAAATAGTAGCTTTTCCGCTAATATTTTTTCTTCCTCAGGAATAGAAGCAAATCGTTCTAGCTTTTCCGTGTTGACAATCGCATAATCTAATCCCGCTAGCGTGCAATGGTATAAGTAGACAGCGTTTAATACTTCGCGGCCAACAGGCGGCAATCCAAAGGAAACGTTGCTAATCCCAAGAATCGTTAAACATTGGGGAAACGTTTCTTTAATTAAGCGTATTCCTTCAATTGTTTCTTTCGCTGAGCCGATATATTGTTCATCCCCCGTACCGACAGGGAAAACGAGCGGATCAAAAATGATGTCGGTCGGATGGATGTTATGTTCATTGACAAGAATATCATAGGACCGTTTCGCAATTTCAAGCTTTCGTTCAGCTGTTAAGGCCATTCCTTTTTCATCAATGGTTCCGACAACGACCGCTGCACCATACTTTTTCAAAAGCGGAATAACCTCATGAAATCTCTCTAACCCGTCCTCTAAGTTTATCGAGTTAATTATCGCTTTCCCTTGAGAATAAAGAAGGGCGCGTTCGATCACGTTTACGTCTGTAGAATCAATCACTAACGGAGCTTTTACTTTTTTAACGACTTCTTGAATAAAGGTTTCCATATCATGAATTTCATCCCGATCAGGGTCGGCTAAACAAATATCGATCACATGGGCGCCATTTTTCACTTGACTTCGGGCAATTTCCGCTGCTTCTTCGTATTTCCCCTCAGCAATGAGACGTTTAAATTTTCGAGAGCCGATAACGTTTGTTCGTTCTCCAACAAAGAGTGGGCGCATCGATTCGTCATAAATGAGTGCCTCTATCCCTGAAACCGCATGCTTGCGTTCCTTATTGATAATCAGACGTGGTGAAATATTTTTCACCGCTTCAGCAATCGCGCGAATATGCTCAGGCGTTGTCCCGCAGCATCCGCCGACAATGTTCAGCCAGCCTTTTTCGGCAAACTCTTTAATTTTTTGAGCTAATGATTGCGGTGATTCGTGATAATTTCCTTCTTCATCCGGAAGACCGGCATTTGGATAACAGCTGACAGCTGTTTCAGTAAGGTCGGATAACGTACGAATATGGTCTGTCATGAATTCTGGACCAGTTGCACAGTTTAAGCCAATGGATATTGGCTTCATATGCTCAGCGGAAATATAAAATGCTTCTATGTCTTGTCCAGCTAAAGTTGTACCCATCGGTTCAATGGTTCCTGACAGCATTAGCGGCACTTCTTTTTGCAAAGCTTCAAAGGCGTTTAAAATCCCTATATAACCTGCTTTGACATTTAGCATATCTTGACTCGTTTCTAAAAGAAGTAAATCGACGCCGCCAGCAAGCAAGCCTTTTGCTTGCTCTTCATACGCTTTGACAAGCTCTTTAAATGTTACACCTCCTGTGACCGATAGCGTTTTCGTCGTTGGTCCCATTGAACCAGCGACAAATCTTGGCCACTCTGGTGTTGAATATTTTTCCGCTGCCTTTTTTGCGATTTCTGCCGCCTTTTTATTTAAATCAAAAGCTAAATGACCGAGGTTATATTCATCTAAAACGAGACTTGTGCCACCAAAGGTGTTCGTTTCAATAATGTCTGCATTTGCCTCAAGGTAGGCTTCATGGATGCTTTGAATGAGATCTGGTCTTGTGAACGTCAAATATTCATTACAGCCGTCATATTCTTCACCGCCAAAATCCTCAGCAGTTAAATTCGCTGCTTGAATCATCGTTCCCATGGCTCCGTCAATAATCATAATTTTTTTTTGTAATTGCTGCTGTATTTTACACATGGGAAATCTTCCTTTCTAGTTTGGCTTTTTCCTTTTCATGTACATATTTGGTTAGTTCAACGGTTAGTTCATATTGCAAAAATGGAGTAATTAAATAAATTCCGTTAAATAAATCAAAAGCTGCGTCAATTAATGATTTGGCAATAGCAAGACCTTCTCTTTTCGCTTTTTCTTTGTCAGAGCCTGCTTCTGCCATGCGGCTGCGAATAGAGTTAGATAGCTTAATACCAGGTACTTCGTTGTGAATAAATTCAGCATTACGGCTGCTAGTAAGCGGCATGATGCCAAGATAAATAGGAGTAGGCAAATGCTTTGTTGCTTCGTAAACTTCTTCAATTTGCTTCTCCGAATAAAGCGGTTGTGTAATAAAATAGTCAGCACCACAAGCGATCTTCTTTTCTAACCTTTTCACAGCTTTATCTAAATGACGCACGTTTGGATTAAAGGCCGCAGCGACAGAAAAATTCGTTTTTTCACCAAGCGGCTTTCCAGAATACGACATGCCTTCATTAAATTGTTTAATTAAACTAATTAAATCAAATGATGATAAATCATAAACAGATGTTGCACCAGGAAAGTCGCCTATTTTTGATGGATCCCCTGTAATCGCTAAAATGTCATGAAATCCAAGAGTGTGTAATCCCATTAAATGAGATTGTAATCCAATTAAGTTGCGGTCGCGACATGTTAAATGAATGAGGGGACGTAAATTATATTTCTGATGTACAAGTGTTGCACAGGCGACATTGCTGATTCGAGGTGTTGCCAGTGAATTATCAGCTAACGTGATCGCATCAATTCCAGCATTCTTTAACGCTTTTGCTCCCGTTAAAAATTTGTCCATCCCTAATTTTTTAGGGGGATCAAGCTCAACGATAATGGAACGTTTCGTTTTCACTATTTCATGTAATGGAGGAGAAGCGTTTCGGTTGTGTATTTCTATATTTGTCTTCACATCAGGCGTTTTTACTTTCTTTTCTGTAATTGGTGCAAGATGTGATACAGCCTGTGCCATTGCTTGAATATGCTTTGGTGTCGTTCCGCAGCAACCGCCGATTAAGCGAGCCCCTTGTTCCCGAAACTTTAAGGCCATTTCAAAAAAATATTGTTCATCAGATTCATAGACTAGTCGTCCATTTTCATAGCTTGGTAAGCTTCCATTTGGATAGACGGATAAATAGGCCTTTTTTAATAGGGGCACTTGTTCAAGTGATTGCAGCATATGGTATGGTCCAAGCCGGCAATTGATTCCAACAACATCAGCCCCAAGATCCTCTAGCTCTTTTAACGCATCCGCTAATAAAGTACCGTCTTGCAAAACACCTTGTTCATGCAAGGAAACGTTCGTAATAATTGGAAGCTCTGTTTCTTTTCTAGCAATTTGCAAAACGGCCTTAAGCTCCTCTAAATCGTAATACGTTTCCAAAATGAATCCATCTAAATCTTCAGATAATAATAAATAAAGCTGTTCTCGAAAATTTCGTTTAATTTCATCTAACGTATAGGCGCTTTTTCGAATGGAACGAATACCTCCAATCGTTCCGATCACATAAGGTTGGGAGCCGTTTGTTTTTACAGCTTCCTTGGCGATTTGAACCGCTTTAATATTAATATTTTTCATTTCATCCTCTAAACCATATCTTGAAAGCTTTATATAATTAGCGCCATATGTATTTGTTTGGATCACATTTGCTCCTGCATCAATATAAGCGCTGTGGATTTGCTTGATTTCCTCAGGTTTCGAAAGATTCAATTCTTCAAAGCAGCGATCGACTCCATAGGAATATAAAAGTGTCCCTGTTGCGCCATCACCAATTAAAATTCGATTCTGCAAGTCTTCTAATAGCCCCATTTTTCATAACCTCCATTTGTAATGTTCATAAGAGGAAGGGGATGAAAAGCTCATATATAAAGGCTCTTTTCTAAAAGATTGTTGCTTTACTATACTTCTATAGCTTTTCGACTGTCAGGCAAGCGATACGCTTGCTATGTCACGCGTGTAGCGTGAAATCGATAGTCGGGCAAATGTAATTTGTCCGACCATGTGCTTTGTCGGTTCATGGACAGTCGAAAAGCAACAAAGTTTACGAAAACAGCCTATATAAAAGAAAAAAGTCTTCTAAGAAGAAGACTTGGAGCTATTCAACCTTCTTCTTATCTTCCGAGCGCTCAATGCGCGTCGCTGGATTTAGCACCTTGGACAAAAGGATTTTTATACTTAACTAACTCCCATTCTTTTGATTGTCCGGTTGCTGAAGCGTCACTGGGCCAGTTCCCTCAGCTTCTCTTGATAAGAATTTCATTTTTATTCAATTTTCAATTGACAAATAAAAAGTATTAATCCTAATTTACCTAATTTTCCTTAAATAATCAATAGGAAATTTGATAAAGTAAGATTTATAAATGATTCGTTTTTTTCGAATATTGACGCTTTCCTTTTTCTCGGTTTTTTTCGCGTTCAATATTCTTTTCATAAAGCTTGGCATTATTGTCTTTCGCTTTTTTATCATTATCACTCGTATGCGGCATCATATCGCTCCCTTTCACATCATTTAGCTATATCATGCCCACAAAACGTGTGAAACATGTATGAAGAGGACATTTGCTTCTTTACAAGGCTGTTTTGGCAAATTTGATTGCTTGTTGTGGGGGTAGCTCCCTTTCATGGAAAAACTATAGCAGCTCATGATGAAAAGAGCTATTTAAAAAAAATACAGCCAATGTTCCAGGACCCGAATGGGCGCCGATGGCAGAGCCAATAATATTTACATATACTTCTTTTGGCTGGAAATGATCTTCTATCATTTTTTTAAGTTCTTCAACAGCTTCTAAATCATCGCCATGGCTTATGGCAAGCGTTTTCTCTTTAAAATCATCGCCGCGTTCCTCCATTAATTCAATAATACGGCGATAAAGTTTCTTTTTGCCTCGAACTTTTTCAAGAGGAATGAGCCGGCCTTTGTCGACATGTAATAAAGGCTTAATATTTAACAACCCGCCGATAAAGGCTTGTGTTTTACTAATGCGCCCACCTCTTAATAAATAGTCTAATTGATCGACCGTAAAAATATGTTCCATATGTTGACAATACTCTTTTACAGATGATGACATCTCCTGTAAAGATTGTCCCTGTTCAGATAGCTTGAGAGCAAATTGAACAGCCAAACCATAGCCGAGGGAAGCACATTTAGAGTCAATAATTTCCAAAGGGAAATCTGGATATTCCTCAAGGACTTCTTGACGAATCATCATGGCCGTTTGATAAGTTCCTGATAATTCCGATGAAAAAGCGATATAAAGGCTCGGCTTATTTTGTTTCGCTAGCTCTAAAAATCGATTCCGAATCGTTTCAGGAG
This is a stretch of genomic DNA from Bacillus alveayuensis. It encodes these proteins:
- a CDS encoding 5-methyltetrahydrofolate--homocysteine methyltransferase (product_source=KO:K00548; cath_funfam=1.10.1240.10,3.10.196.10,3.20.20.20,3.20.20.330,3.40.50.280; cog=COG0646,COG1410; ko=KO:K00548; pfam=PF00809,PF02310,PF02574,PF02607,PF02965; smart=SM01018; superfamily=47644,52242,56507,82282; tigrfam=TIGR02082), with translation MCKIQQQLQKKIMIIDGAMGTMIQAANLTAEDFGGEEYDGCNEYLTFTRPDLIQSIHEAYLEANADIIETNTFGGTSLVLDEYNLGHLAFDLNKKAAEIAKKAAEKYSTPEWPRFVAGSMGPTTKTLSVTGGVTFKELVKAYEEQAKGLLAGGVDLLLLETSQDMLNVKAGYIGILNAFEALQKEVPLMLSGTIEPMGTTLAGQDIEAFYISAEHMKPISIGLNCATGPEFMTDHIRTLSDLTETAVSCYPNAGLPDEEGNYHESPQSLAQKIKEFAEKGWLNIVGGCCGTTPEHIRAIAEAVKNISPRLIINKERKHAVSGIEALIYDESMRPLFVGERTNVIGSRKFKRLIAEGKYEEAAEIARSQVKNGAHVIDICLADPDRDEIHDMETFIQEVVKKVKAPLVIDSTDVNVIERALLYSQGKAIINSINLEDGLERFHEVIPLLKKYGAAVVVGTIDEKGMALTAERKLEIAKRSYDILVNEHNIHPTDIIFDPLVFPVGTGDEQYIGSAKETIEGIRLIKETFPQCLTILGISNVSFGLPPVGREVLNAVYLYHCTLAGLDYAIVNTEKLERFASIPEEEKILAEKLLFETNDETLAKFTNFYRDKKKEDKKPVTNLTLEERLAQYVVEGTKQGLIEDLEKALQKYDDPLDIINGPLMKGMEIVGELFNDNQLIVAEVLQSAEVMKAAVAYLEPHMEKKDDSGKGKVILATVKGDVHDIGKNLVDIILSNNGYRVVDLGIKVAPQELIQAVHKEKPDIIGLSGLLVKSAQQMVLTAQDLKSANISIPILVGGAALSRKFTDQKIAPKYDGPVLYAKDAMNGLNLANKLRENPEEFTPKKKEETTTLTEEKVQKQKAAIQVQSTVTPAPIFHPEDLKPHIIQNIHLSHIVPYVNMQMLLGHHLGLKGNVKNLIEEKDDKALTLKAEIDELLKLGEKNNWFQPSAIYQFFPAYREGNAVKILDPETKTKVIETFEFPRQMKKPFLCISDFVGEPTENQPHDYIALFAVTAGANIRDVAKKFKEDGEFFRSHAIQALALELAEGLAERTHQLIRDRWGFPDPADFTMRERFSAKYQGQRYSFGYPACPDLEDQEKLFKLLKPEQIGIKLTDGFMMEPEASVSAFVVSHPEARYFNVL
- a CDS encoding homocysteine S-methyltransferase (product_source=KO:K00547; cath_funfam=3.20.20.220,3.20.20.330; cog=COG0646,COG0685; ko=KO:K00547; pfam=PF02219,PF02574; superfamily=82282); this translates as MGLLEDLQNRILIGDGATGTLLYSYGVDRCFEELNLSKPEEIKQIHSAYIDAGANVIQTNTYGANYIKLSRYGLEDEMKNINIKAVQIAKEAVKTNGSQPYVIGTIGGIRSIRKSAYTLDEIKRNFREQLYLLLSEDLDGFILETYYDLEELKAVLQIARKETELPIITNVSLHEQGVLQDGTLLADALKELEDLGADVVGINCRLGPYHMLQSLEQVPLLKKAYLSVYPNGSLPSYENGRLVYESDEQYFFEMALKFREQGARLIGGCCGTTPKHIQAMAQAVSHLAPITEKKVKTPDVKTNIEIHNRNASPPLHEIVKTKRSIIVELDPPKKLGMDKFLTGAKALKNAGIDAITLADNSLATPRISNVACATLVHQKYNLRPLIHLTCRDRNLIGLQSHLMGLHTLGFHDILAITGDPSKIGDFPGATSVYDLSSFDLISLIKQFNEGMSYSGKPLGEKTNFSVAAAFNPNVRHLDKAVKRLEKKIACGADYFITQPLYSEKQIEEVYEATKHLPTPIYLGIMPLTSSRNAEFIHNEVPGIKLSNSIRSRMAEAGSDKEKAKREGLAIAKSLIDAAFDLFNGIYLITPFLQYELTVELTKYVHEKEKAKLERKISHV
- a CDS encoding hypothetical protein (product_source=Hypo-rule applied) is translated as MPHTSDNDKKAKDNNAKLYEKNIEREKNREKGKRQYSKKTNHL
- a CDS encoding DegV family protein with EDD domain (product_source=TIGR00762; cath_funfam=3.30.1180.10,3.40.50.10170; cog=COG1307; pfam=PF02645; superfamily=82549; tigrfam=TIGR00762), whose amino-acid sequence is MHVHILADSGSDLPLSFFEHKNTSFIPLRVQLGNKDYEDLKEIEPIEVYHYMREGKVVKTSQASPETIRNRFLELAKQNKPSLYIAFSSELSGTYQTAMMIRQEVLEEYPDFPLEIIDSKCASLGYGLAVQFALKLSEQGQSLQEMSSSVKEYCQHMEHIFTVDQLDYLLRGGRISKTQAFIGGLLNIKPLLHVDKGRLIPLEKVRGKKKLYRRIIELMEERGDDFKEKTLAISHGDDLEAVEELKKMIEDHFQPKEVYVNIIGSAIGAHSGPGTLAVFFLNSSFHHELL